The bacterium genome contains the following window.
CGAGGCCGAGATCTACCTCAAGCTGCTGCCCAAGGGCGAGCGCGACCGCTCGCAGCAGGACATGATGCCGGTGATCCGCCGCGACCTGGCGGGGATCGCGGGCGCGACGGTGTCGGTGCTCGAGTCGGGTGGCTTCGGCGGCACGACCAAGCCGCTGCAGATCTACGTCTTCGGCGATCAGATCGACGAGCTGAAGCGCGTGTCGCAGCAGGTGCTCGCCGTGGTGCGCGAGACGCCCGGCGCGATCGAGGCCGACTCGAAGATGGCCGAGGAGCGGCCCGAACTGCGCATCGACCTGCGGCGGGAGCTGGCGAGCGACATCGGCCTCGGCGTGGGCTCGCTCGCCAGCACGCTGCGGCCTGCGCTGGCGGGCCAGAAGGCGACGAGCTGGGAGGACCCGAGCGGCGAGCAGCACGACGTCATCGTGCGCCTGCCGCGCTCGGCGCGCGTCTCCGAGGCGCAGCTCGCCGCGCTGCCGATCGCCAGCGGCTACGACCCCGCGACCGGCGCGCCGCAGATCGTGCGCCTCGGCCACGTGGCGAGCTTCGCCGCCACCGAGAGCCCGCAGCAGATCGACCGCCGCAACATGAAGCGCGTCGCGCTGGTGGAGGCGAACTTCGCAGGGAAGGCGCTGACCGAGGTGAGCGCGGGCATCGAGGCCGGCGTGAAGAAGATCCAGTTCCCCACCGGCTACGGCGTCGACCTCAGCGGCGAGACGGAGATGTTCCGCGAGACGGTGGGCTACATCCTCGAGTCGATGGTGCTGGCGATCGTGTTCATCTACCTGGTGCTGGCCAGCCAGTTCGGCTCCTTCCAGCAGCCGCTGGCGATCATGCTCTCGGTGCCGCTGTCCATGGTGGGCGTGCTGCTCATGCTGCTCGCCACCAACACCACCTTCAACCTGATGAGCATGATCGGCCTCATCCTGCTGATGGGCCTGGTGACGAAGAACGCCATCCTGCTCATCGACTTCGCGAACCAAGGCCGAGAACGCGGCCTCTCGCGCCGCGAGGCCCTGATCGACGCTGGGCAGATCCGCCTGCGCCCGATCGTGATGACCACGCTGGCGATGATCTTCGGCATGCTGCCGCTGGCGCTCGCGATCGGCGCCGGCGCCGAGTTCCGCGCGCCGCTGGCCCGCGCCGTCATCGGCGGCCTGATCACGAGCACCCTGCTGACGCTGGTGGTCGTGCCGGTGGTCTACACCCTGCTCGACGACCTCGGCGGCAAGCTCCGCGGCCACCTCACGCGCGGCGAGCGCGAGCACGCTGCGCGACTGCGCGAGAAGGCGCAGGAGTAGGCTCAGCCGGTGTCCGACCAGGCCGCCGCCGGAAGCGCGGCGGCCGGTAGAGTGGTCGCCGGCCGGCCGACGGGAAGCCGCAGGCTGCCTTCGTGCAGCAGGCGGTGGCAGGCCGCGCAAAGGGTGATCAGGTTCTCCGCGCTGTTGCGGCCTCCTCGCCGCCGCGGCTCGCGGTGATGCACCTCGAGGAAGCGCGTCCCACGGCAGCCCGGCGCCTGGCAGCGATGGCCGTCGCGGGCGAGCACCTGCCGCCTGAGCGCGGGCGGGATTGACGCGCGGTTCGGCTCACCTTCCCGCTGCGTCCGACAGTCGCAGGCCGCCTGCGCGGCCATTGCCGGGGTCAGGCTTCGGCCATCGGGCAGGCGCGCGGCGCCGCAGTCCTCGCAGCGATAGATCACGACCTGGTAGGGCGGCGCGTTTTGTACACGTGTACACTCGGCCTCGTTTTGTACACGTGTACACTCGGCCTCGGCCAGCGCGGCGAAGGCGGCCAGCAGCAGCTCCTCCTTCGGTCTGGCGTGGCCCTGCTTGCGCAGCCGCTCGACGATGGCCAGCCAGCGAGCGTGCTGCTCGGGCTCGAGCGTGAAGCTAAGCTGCACCTTCGGCGCGGGGGTGGGCAGCGGCG
Protein-coding sequences here:
- a CDS encoding efflux RND transporter permease subunit, coding for EAEIYLKLLPKGERDRSQQDMMPVIRRDLAGIAGATVSVLESGGFGGTTKPLQIYVFGDQIDELKRVSQQVLAVVRETPGAIEADSKMAEERPELRIDLRRELASDIGLGVGSLASTLRPALAGQKATSWEDPSGEQHDVIVRLPRSARVSEAQLAALPIASGYDPATGAPQIVRLGHVASFAATESPQQIDRRNMKRVALVEANFAGKALTEVSAGIEAGVKKIQFPTGYGVDLSGETEMFRETVGYILESMVLAIVFIYLVLASQFGSFQQPLAIMLSVPLSMVGVLLMLLATNTTFNLMSMIGLILLMGLVTKNAILLIDFANQGRERGLSRREALIDAGQIRLRPIVMTTLAMIFGMLPLALAIGAGAEFRAPLARAVIGGLITSTLLTLVVVPVVYTLLDDLGGKLRGHLTRGEREHAARLREKAQE
- a CDS encoding HNH endonuclease; translated protein: MSEFVPNLPAAAVDAHLRAAVAELRRAEQNAVLWFAELMRRRLYRDCGYASIHAYADAVLGFGQAKTYQFIKLAESLSELPQLRASVEAGEMPWTKARSVAAVATPRSEGQWIALAKASSARELEAKIRESRSEAANESGQGALLPPAPAPLPTPAPKVQLSFTLEPEQHARWLAIVERLRKQGHARPKEELLLAAFAALAEAECTRVQNEAECTRVQNAPPYQVVIYRCEDCGAARLPDGRSLTPAMAAQAACDCRTQREGEPNRASIPPALRRQVLARDGHRCQAPGCRGTRFLEVHHREPRRRGGRNSAENLITLCAACHRLLHEGSLRLPVGRPATTLPAAALPAAAWSDTG